The window TCGCCACCCAGAGCCTCGTCAACATCGAGTTGGGCGAGAAGGGCATCGAGTACATCGACGACGGGCTGGCCGTCGAGGACGCCCTCCAATCCCTCCTCAATGCCGACGACGGCGCCGCAAACCGCCAGCTCCACGGCGTGGACAGCGAGGGCTCGTTCGTCTTCTCGGGCGAGGAGTGCAAGCCGTGGTACGGCCACCACGACGGCGGGTCGTTTACCGTCGCCGGCAACCTCCTGACCGGCGAGGAAGTCATCGAGTCGGTCACAGAGGCCTACGAGAAGAGCGCGCCGCCACGCGGCGCGGACAGTCGAGCGGATACCGAAGGGAACCGCGAGACGGGCGACCGCGAGGAACCGCTCGCCGAACGCCTCATCGACGCCCTCGAAGCGGGTCACGAGGAAGGCGGCGATAAACGAGAGGAACTGCCCGTCCAGAGCGCCGCGCTCATGGTCGAATCCACCGAGGAGTTCGCGCTGGACCCCGCCTACAACGACCTCCGCATCGACGCCACAGAGACGCCAATCGAGGACCTCCGCGAGACCTACGAAACAGCCGTGCAGGGCCACGAGGACGCGATGGAACTCTACGAGGACGCATACGAAGAGGACGAGATGAACGACGTGGGCGAGGAGTAAGACGACCACCCTGGTGGACGAAGGGCGAGGGCTTCGGGAGCCGTTTTGTGGATACCGAATACGGAACCGCGAGCAACATCTCTGAAGCCCTCGCACGCTACGGGAGTCCGAACCCGCAAGCACCGCAACGAGCGAAGCGAGTGAGGAGCGCAGCGCGGTTCAGACGACCGTAGCGCGCTCGCCCTTCATCCGCCAGGAGCCCGGTTTATAAATGGTCTACGCAGGGAAGAAAGACGGCCGGCTGAAATCACACATGAAACTCGTATAGCTCGTCGCCGACGTGGTGGAGGTTCTCGACGACCTTCCCGGAGTCGCCGACCATATCGTTACCATCGGCCTCGGCGCGACCGACCGCGAGCGCCTTGCCGTGGTTCTCCTCGACGACGATGACGAGGTCTCCCGGCGCGATGTCGTCGGTGGCTTCGACGATGCCGGGCCGCATGATGTTGGCACCGTCGGAGACGAAGGAGATGGCCCCCGAGTCGACGGTGACGACGTGGTTTTCGGGCGGGTGTTCGTTGGCGCCGACGACCGTCAGGAAGAGTTCGTCGTCGAAGGAGGCGACCAGCGGCTCGCCGTCGACGAGGACGACTTCGCGGTCGACGTCGTCGAACTCGACGCGCTCGTAGCTGTCGCCGTCGAGGTCGAC of the Natronomonas halophila genome contains:
- a CDS encoding DUF1028 domain-containing protein, with amino-acid sequence MTFSICVREEYEDDDGTDQTRFGVAVTTRLAGVGTLCPFISENGAVATQSLVNIELGEKGIEYIDDGLAVEDALQSLLNADDGAANRQLHGVDSEGSFVFSGEECKPWYGHHDGGSFTVAGNLLTGEEVIESVTEAYEKSAPPRGADSRADTEGNRETGDREEPLAERLIDALEAGHEEGGDKREELPVQSAALMVESTEEFALDPAYNDLRIDATETPIEDLRETYETAVQGHEDAMELYEDAYEEDEMNDVGEE
- a CDS encoding RNA-binding protein; translation: MDVKSRHHLRSDEISELEDALAEKLGVDLDGDSYERVEFDDVDREVVLVDGEPLVASFDDELFLTVVGANEHPPENHVVTVDSGAISFVSDGANIMRPGIVEATDDIAPGDLVIVVEENHGKALAVGRAEADGNDMVGDSGKVVENLHHVGDELYEFHV